Proteins encoded together in one Neobacillus sp. FSL H8-0543 window:
- a CDS encoding pirin family protein, whose amino-acid sequence MKLREIKKIWTVNEQKVSPIHTAGPVLAPGNWMDYDPFLLLMEDKFEKGAFDVHPHRGIETLTYIIDGRIQHYDNATGAGGILEKGDLQFMTAGRGVLHNESPLDGEKVHLLQLWVNLPGKFKMVKPRYQNMHAKDMPVREENGALIRVYSGSSGDIVSNTLNYAPVTFVEIVLEKGSSAIQDLPGTYNGYIYVLEGSGTFGENKVEAKKGQAMWIGSADEESSSGIQLLANENLRLVLFAGEPIKEPVVAYGPFVMNTEEEIRQAYQDYHAGKFETLED is encoded by the coding sequence ATGAAACTTCGTGAAATAAAAAAAATATGGACGGTAAACGAACAAAAAGTTAGTCCTATTCATACCGCTGGACCAGTTCTAGCTCCTGGAAATTGGATGGATTATGACCCGTTTTTATTATTAATGGAAGATAAATTTGAAAAAGGAGCATTTGATGTACATCCTCATCGTGGTATAGAGACCCTAACATATATCATCGATGGAAGAATTCAACATTATGACAATGCTACTGGTGCGGGAGGGATTCTAGAAAAGGGTGACCTGCAATTTATGACTGCCGGTAGAGGGGTTCTTCATAACGAATCACCACTTGATGGTGAAAAAGTTCATCTTCTTCAACTTTGGGTTAACTTACCAGGTAAATTTAAAATGGTAAAACCTCGTTATCAAAATATGCATGCAAAAGACATGCCTGTTCGTGAGGAGAATGGTGCTTTAATTAGGGTATATTCAGGTTCGTCAGGAGATATTGTATCAAATACACTGAATTACGCACCTGTTACATTTGTAGAAATCGTTTTAGAAAAAGGATCATCCGCTATTCAGGATCTTCCCGGTACTTATAATGGCTATATTTATGTATTAGAAGGAAGTGGCACATTCGGAGAAAATAAAGTCGAAGCAAAAAAAGGGCAAGCGATGTGGATTGGTTCTGCAGATGAAGAGAGTAGCAGTGGTATCCAGTTATTAGCAAACGAAAATTTACGACTTGTTCTGTTTGCAGGTGAGCCTATCAAAGAACCTGTAGTAGCATATGGACCTTTCGTAATGAATACAGAAGAAGAAATACGACAGGCATATCAGGATTATCATGCGGGTAAATTCGAAACTTTAGAAGATTAA
- a CDS encoding PaaI family thioesterase — MNQILSNHEVEELLTSSPYHQFLGVHLVESNENSLTICLPFKNTFITGEDGYIHGGIIATIIDIAGYFAIFQRLNQPNPTIDLRVDYLRVARKEDLYAKASVVKIGKSVSVADVVVTNKEGKQIAIGRGLFNTKQI, encoded by the coding sequence ATGAATCAAATTTTATCTAATCATGAGGTTGAAGAACTGTTAACAAGCTCTCCATATCATCAATTTTTAGGCGTCCATCTAGTTGAGTCCAATGAAAATTCTCTTACGATTTGTCTTCCATTTAAAAATACTTTTATTACTGGTGAGGATGGTTATATACATGGTGGAATAATAGCGACAATTATTGATATTGCTGGGTATTTTGCTATCTTTCAACGGCTAAATCAACCTAACCCAACTATAGATTTGCGTGTTGATTACTTGCGAGTTGCAAGGAAAGAGGATTTGTATGCAAAAGCTTCGGTCGTGAAAATTGGTAAATCTGTAAGTGTTGCTGACGTTGTCGTAACTAACAAAGAAGGTAAACAGATTGCCATTGGCAGAGGTCTTTTTAACACTAAACAAATATAA
- a CDS encoding ABC transporter permease, giving the protein MRNWKISGLQILTVLLFLGLCEVVVRLEFVSDLYLAAPSNVVVSFFDLIVEENLSRHFFITFMEFFVGFTIASLTGISFGLFMAISKKAEIFFTPFLSALMAVPKAAIIPLLILWLGMGFSNKVVVVFIASFFLITFNTLTGVKSTAENHIKVARVFEASYSQLVKKVLIPSAVPSIFTGLRVAATVGLVTALFAEMFASKEGLGYLLTLAVQFYDTAQLFAIIFIVTILSVLITGGIDLIERKVFTKWRYLEDKKI; this is encoded by the coding sequence GTGCGTAATTGGAAAATATCAGGCCTCCAAATATTAACCGTTCTTCTTTTTTTAGGGCTGTGTGAGGTTGTCGTTCGATTAGAATTTGTATCAGATCTTTATTTAGCAGCACCGAGTAATGTAGTAGTATCTTTTTTTGATTTAATAGTAGAAGAGAATTTGAGTAGGCACTTTTTTATCACGTTTATGGAGTTTTTTGTAGGTTTTACCATTGCAAGTCTCACTGGAATCAGTTTTGGCCTATTTATGGCTATCTCTAAAAAAGCAGAAATCTTTTTTACTCCTTTTTTATCGGCCCTAATGGCTGTACCAAAAGCAGCCATTATCCCTCTATTAATTCTATGGTTGGGAATGGGCTTCTCGAACAAGGTTGTTGTGGTATTTATCGCTTCTTTCTTTCTAATCACTTTTAATACGCTAACAGGTGTGAAATCGACGGCAGAAAATCATATAAAGGTCGCTCGTGTTTTTGAAGCATCGTATAGCCAATTAGTTAAAAAGGTATTAATTCCTTCTGCTGTTCCGTCTATTTTTACTGGGCTTCGTGTTGCCGCAACAGTTGGGCTTGTGACAGCTCTTTTTGCAGAAATGTTCGCTTCTAAAGAAGGATTAGGGTATCTTTTGACTTTGGCCGTTCAATTTTATGACACTGCACAATTATTTGCCATTATTTTCATTGTTACCATCCTATCGGTTTTAATCACAGGGGGTATTGATTTGATAGAAAGAAAAGTATTTACTAAATGGAGATATTTGGAGGATAAAAAAATATGA
- a CDS encoding helix-turn-helix domain-containing protein has protein sequence MKIQPNHCKLQGALSILVGKWKPTILLFLMSEGTMRYGELKKALVGITPKMLTNQLRELEEEGLISREVYPQIPPKVEYSITEYGMTLKPILEAMHEWGTKHITRRIETVKH, from the coding sequence ATGAAAATACAACCAAATCACTGTAAATTACAAGGTGCTCTTTCAATCCTAGTTGGAAAATGGAAGCCAACTATCTTATTATTTCTAATGTCGGAGGGTACAATGCGATATGGTGAATTAAAAAAAGCACTAGTAGGTATTACACCCAAAATGCTAACCAATCAATTACGAGAATTAGAAGAAGAAGGGCTGATAAGTCGGGAAGTATATCCTCAAATCCCACCAAAAGTTGAGTATTCAATAACTGAGTATGGAATGACATTGAAGCCTATTTTGGAAGCAATGCATGAGTGGGGGACAAAGCATATCACAAGAAGAATAGAGACTGTTAAGCATTAA
- a CDS encoding zinc-binding dehydrogenase encodes MKAALIVKHGDRENLIVGDYPKPEVGENEVVVKVVAVSLNHLDIFVRRGIPGRTLPLPHISGGDVSGVVQKIGANVTNVKVGDRVLVDPHIQGHGALGEDLTGGLAEYVKIPAENLIHLPEEVSFEEAAALPIAYGTALRMLITRGKLQVNETIVILGASGGVGNAAVLIAKLAGAKVIAAAGSDEKLERLKDLGADYVINYNDVDFAKEVWKLTGKKGADVIVDYTGKATWPKSILATRNGGRILTCGATTGFDAVTDLRYVWTREISILGSNGWERKDLEILLDLVKSKKLKPIIDRVLPIEDIKEAHRLIEEREIFGKIIIKP; translated from the coding sequence ATGAAAGCAGCACTTATTGTTAAACACGGAGATAGAGAGAATTTAATTGTTGGAGATTATCCTAAACCAGAAGTAGGAGAAAACGAAGTCGTAGTAAAGGTTGTAGCTGTGTCTCTTAATCATCTGGATATATTCGTAAGAAGAGGTATTCCTGGTAGAACGCTTCCGCTTCCGCATATTTCTGGCGGAGATGTTTCGGGGGTTGTGCAAAAGATTGGTGCAAATGTTACAAATGTGAAAGTAGGAGATAGAGTACTAGTTGATCCTCATATTCAAGGACATGGCGCTTTAGGTGAAGATTTAACTGGAGGATTAGCGGAATACGTAAAAATTCCTGCTGAAAACCTCATTCATTTGCCAGAGGAAGTTTCTTTTGAAGAAGCCGCTGCCTTACCAATCGCATATGGAACGGCATTAAGAATGCTTATTACAAGAGGAAAACTTCAAGTCAATGAAACGATTGTTATTCTCGGTGCCAGTGGAGGAGTTGGAAATGCGGCAGTATTAATTGCTAAACTTGCAGGTGCAAAAGTGATTGCTGCAGCAGGTTCGGATGAGAAACTCGAAAGATTAAAAGATTTGGGAGCCGATTATGTAATTAATTATAACGATGTTGACTTTGCTAAAGAGGTTTGGAAATTAACAGGAAAGAAAGGTGCAGATGTCATTGTTGATTACACAGGGAAAGCGACTTGGCCTAAGAGTATCCTCGCAACGAGGAATGGTGGAAGAATTCTTACATGTGGAGCAACTACTGGATTTGATGCAGTAACAGATTTACGTTATGTTTGGACACGTGAAATCTCAATACTGGGTTCGAATGGTTGGGAAAGAAAAGATTTGGAAATTCTTTTAGATTTAGTTAAGAGTAAAAAGTTAAAACCAATTATTGATAGGGTTCTTCCTATTGAAGACATTAAAGAAGCTCATCGTCTAATTGAGGAACGTGAAATCTTTGGAAAGATTATTATTAAACCATAA
- a CDS encoding TOMM precursor leader peptide-binding protein, with amino-acid sequence MTANILIVGQGLLADIVYNQLSVNYLVKRQKIVEVVSIETELALVLHDAWHPSVLQKAEKRFRAKGIPWLRGFVSFGEGIIGPFVRPYTPGCSHCADMRRMIASPDRQEMWKLQGRMAAREGVLRDAWASRTALFQMATLIGNEVQRIFQGQSSHLEERVFITNLRTLTNSSHLFLPDPLCPMCSSLPDDRAELAQIRLESSPKITGGGYRCRSMDELKTVLVKDYLDYRTGVMNGKMQDFTLPFADVLVNMPLFGADEGVGGRSNSYEMSELTAILEGLERYCGVEPRGKRKVVRDSYHNLENTALNPECVGLHEKNQYEKPHFPFKRFHPDEPMNWVWGYSFLQERPILIPELLAYYSLGCEEGFVYETSNGCAIGGSLEEAIFHAIMEVVERDSFLLTWYARLPLPRLDLSSANDKEIQLMVDRIREVAGYDLYFYNSTMEHEIPSVWAVAKNRKSKGLNLICAAGANPDPIRAVKSTIYELAGMMFMHDEKLEDNRQKYEAMLQDPFAVGTMEDHGMLYGLREAEERLNFLLDDQRPLRTFAEEFKQPPANTDLKDDLQNILNRFRRLNLEVIVVDQTTPITKRNGLFCVKVLIPGMLPITFGHHLTRVNGLERVLKVPMQLGFTKVPLSYEQLNPYPHPFP; translated from the coding sequence ATGACTGCCAATATTCTAATTGTCGGACAGGGGTTATTAGCGGATATTGTCTATAATCAATTGTCTGTTAATTATCTTGTAAAGCGTCAAAAAATAGTAGAAGTGGTTTCAATAGAAACAGAATTAGCTTTGGTGCTGCACGATGCCTGGCATCCATCGGTTCTTCAAAAAGCGGAAAAAAGATTCAGGGCCAAAGGTATTCCGTGGCTTCGGGGTTTCGTTTCGTTTGGGGAGGGAATTATTGGTCCCTTCGTACGTCCATATACACCAGGATGTTCTCACTGTGCTGACATGCGGCGCATGATAGCCAGTCCCGATCGTCAAGAAATGTGGAAGTTGCAGGGGAGAATGGCAGCCAGAGAAGGTGTACTGCGAGATGCTTGGGCATCAAGAACAGCACTATTTCAAATGGCAACCTTGATAGGTAACGAAGTGCAGAGAATTTTTCAAGGACAATCCAGTCATTTAGAAGAAAGAGTGTTTATTACAAACTTAAGAACGTTAACGAACTCTAGTCATCTTTTCTTACCTGACCCATTGTGCCCGATGTGCAGTTCATTACCTGATGACAGAGCAGAATTAGCTCAAATTAGGTTAGAATCTAGTCCTAAAATAACTGGTGGTGGTTATCGCTGCCGTTCGATGGATGAATTAAAGACAGTGCTAGTCAAAGATTATCTCGATTATCGTACTGGTGTCATGAATGGGAAAATGCAGGATTTCACGTTGCCATTTGCTGATGTTTTAGTGAACATGCCACTGTTTGGAGCGGATGAGGGAGTAGGAGGAAGGTCTAATTCGTATGAAATGAGTGAGCTAACAGCCATTTTGGAAGGTTTGGAGCGATATTGCGGAGTTGAACCTCGAGGCAAAAGGAAGGTTGTACGTGATAGTTATCATAATCTAGAGAATACAGCACTAAATCCTGAATGCGTAGGTTTACATGAAAAGAATCAATATGAAAAGCCTCATTTTCCGTTTAAACGGTTTCATCCTGATGAACCAATGAATTGGGTCTGGGGCTATTCGTTCTTACAAGAACGTCCTATTCTGATTCCGGAGTTACTCGCCTATTACAGTTTGGGCTGTGAGGAAGGCTTTGTTTATGAAACCTCCAACGGATGTGCAATAGGGGGTAGTTTAGAGGAAGCCATTTTTCATGCAATTATGGAGGTCGTCGAACGAGATTCATTCTTGTTAACCTGGTATGCCAGGCTCCCTCTCCCGCGTCTTGATCTTAGTTCTGCTAACGATAAAGAAATACAGCTGATGGTCGACCGTATACGTGAGGTGGCGGGATACGACCTTTATTTTTATAATTCAACAATGGAACATGAGATTCCAAGCGTTTGGGCAGTGGCCAAAAACAGAAAATCCAAGGGTTTAAATCTCATTTGTGCTGCCGGAGCTAACCCTGATCCTATAAGGGCTGTAAAAAGCACGATTTACGAGCTTGCGGGAATGATGTTTATGCATGACGAAAAATTGGAGGACAACCGACAGAAATATGAGGCGATGTTACAAGATCCGTTCGCTGTAGGTACCATGGAGGATCATGGCATGCTATATGGTCTGCGAGAAGCAGAGGAACGACTGAATTTTTTATTGGATGATCAACGTCCTTTACGTACGTTTGCTGAGGAATTTAAGCAGCCGCCGGCAAATACTGATTTGAAGGATGATCTTCAGAATATTCTTAATAGGTTCCGACGTTTAAACCTTGAAGTCATCGTAGTTGACCAAACAACACCTATAACGAAACGGAACGGATTATTCTGTGTAAAGGTATTGATTCCTGGAATGCTACCGATAACATTTGGACATCACCTTACCCGGGTGAATGGGCTGGAGAGGGTACTCAAGGTACCCATGCAACTAGGGTTTACGAAGGTGCCATTATCGTATGAACAGCTTAATCCCTATCCCCATCCGTTCCCATAA
- a CDS encoding SagB family peptide dehydrogenase, which translates to MELDTFLHDLHFDTDKIFPPDWQVDWEDAPLPYKLYRGLPEIPLSAEVPLTLKKREAHLNPNLDELGYFLWYVYGLTQYSQSPLNEETIYFAQSLRRFVPSGGAMYPNELYVYINLEDIPKGIYHYDVAHHRLILLREGNYDSYISRSLENSYKVTESFCTVFVSTVFWKNFYKYHNFSYRLQGLDAGVLIGQSLEVANRMGFSSRVCYQFLDRSINHLLGLSEQVESVYAVIPLGMNQSIDCVDDDYNRKKMVSAAELCQEVPLLNHMTYNRSKRVIDYPMLRKLNEASMFETTQSFVKIKKKTSVKPTLGTEMILMPFTESFSYDLASVCRKRYSPENDFMIGKVSQTQLSTLLNEIFSFSYQNDLDDTQGNVETRVSLYGSFYNVEGVPNGAYAYDNSAHALRRITEGDYRHFLQLGLTMPNVNLYQVPLCMHVVGDRDHLKEELGYRGYRIQQMEAGILVQRMLLVSCALGMGGHPLLGFDANQCDELYRIYSKGKTSLIQIPVGPHRPRAWLKGSLIS; encoded by the coding sequence TTGGAGCTGGACACATTTCTACACGATCTACATTTTGATACGGATAAAATTTTTCCGCCGGATTGGCAGGTGGACTGGGAAGACGCACCACTTCCCTATAAACTATACCGCGGCTTACCAGAGATTCCCCTTTCCGCAGAAGTACCATTAACACTCAAGAAACGAGAAGCTCATCTAAACCCGAACCTAGATGAGCTTGGTTATTTTTTATGGTATGTATACGGGCTTACACAATACTCTCAATCACCACTAAACGAGGAAACCATATACTTCGCTCAGTCTTTACGGAGATTTGTTCCATCTGGAGGAGCGATGTATCCCAATGAATTATATGTGTATATAAATCTAGAAGATATTCCAAAGGGAATTTACCATTACGATGTGGCACATCATCGTCTCATTTTGTTGCGAGAAGGAAATTACGATAGCTATATATCCAGAAGCCTTGAAAATAGCTATAAGGTTACCGAGAGTTTTTGTACCGTTTTCGTCTCGACAGTTTTTTGGAAAAATTTTTATAAATACCATAATTTTTCCTACAGGCTCCAAGGATTAGATGCAGGTGTGTTAATTGGACAATCGTTAGAGGTCGCCAATCGGATGGGATTCTCTTCACGGGTCTGCTATCAATTTCTTGATCGATCTATCAATCATTTGTTAGGACTATCCGAACAGGTTGAAAGTGTATATGCGGTTATCCCATTAGGTATGAATCAATCTATCGATTGTGTTGATGATGATTATAATAGAAAAAAAATGGTTTCTGCAGCTGAATTATGCCAAGAAGTGCCATTGTTGAATCATATGACTTATAACCGTTCAAAGAGAGTCATTGATTATCCGATGCTGAGAAAACTTAATGAAGCATCCATGTTCGAAACAACACAGTCATTTGTAAAGATAAAGAAAAAGACCAGTGTAAAACCTACTTTAGGTACAGAGATGATCTTGATGCCATTTACAGAGAGCTTTTCGTACGATCTCGCATCCGTTTGCAGAAAGCGGTATTCTCCTGAAAATGATTTTATGATAGGAAAAGTGAGCCAAACCCAACTATCCACTTTGTTAAATGAGATATTTTCCTTCTCGTATCAGAATGACCTTGATGACACACAGGGGAATGTTGAGACTCGTGTTTCCTTGTATGGCAGTTTTTATAATGTGGAGGGAGTTCCAAATGGGGCCTACGCTTATGACAATAGCGCTCATGCGCTTCGAAGAATAACCGAAGGGGATTACCGACATTTTTTACAATTAGGATTAACAATGCCCAATGTAAATCTGTATCAAGTTCCGCTTTGTATGCATGTCGTTGGAGACAGGGATCACCTCAAAGAAGAATTAGGGTATAGAGGATACCGCATTCAACAGATGGAAGCAGGCATCCTCGTCCAACGAATGCTCTTGGTGTCGTGTGCCTTAGGGATGGGGGGGCATCCACTGCTAGGATTCGATGCAAACCAATGTGATGAACTATACAGGATTTATTCGAAAGGAAAAACCAGCTTGATCCAAATTCCGGTAGGTCCACACCGTCCACGCGCCTGGTTAAAAGGGAGTTTGATTAGCTGA
- a CDS encoding putative thiazole-containing bacteriocin maturation protein: protein MTKLNSSTRLKVKRDTFYLPDQEGGAYFRNNRSSFRMKGGTIYQWVEKLMPMFNGEQTLGALTEGLTPPYRNRVYEIGETLYKNGFVRDASQDTPHQLKAKVLEKYASQIEFIENFVDSGAYRLQEYRQAKVLAVGSGPMLVSLASALIESGLPKFHLMITGSIPTNRMRINELVKIAKKADSDMEVQELPFEKGGERNFWKKSIQPYDAILYVSQDGNVNELRNLNLVCKEERKIFLPAIYLDQVGLAGPLVHPESEGCWESAWRRIHQSALQDDRQLQTYSSTAGSILANITVFEFFKKATGITGSNQSNQIYLLNLETLEGDWLSFIIHPLATSRSVTPRLVENLEVRLNQESDRKDQPSNLLEYFSLLTSEEIGIFHTWEERDLTQLPLSQCYVQAANIVSDGPVELLPEVVCAGLTHEEAKREAGLTGIEMYVSQMIDSNVVEFRNQKDHVGANIPEGFIGIGAGETIEEAVCRGLQVFLDEELRKRKVDQLNKIFHVQLGSIEDRHCRVYLNGLTTLNGSPTIGLKEDILGFPVIGVWSNGRWYTRSGLNRTLALRNALQLALLDTQSQVNSKVRQDMESVVFLEKKETQLEIPFGDEMTQLELLQSSIQVLNQNSKRLFVYDLAFEPFLTQELAGVFGVQVREEGS from the coding sequence ATGACGAAACTTAACTCGTCCACACGTCTGAAGGTAAAAAGGGATACATTTTATTTACCTGATCAAGAAGGAGGTGCGTATTTTAGAAATAATAGAAGCTCATTCCGTATGAAAGGAGGTACAATCTATCAGTGGGTTGAAAAGCTGATGCCGATGTTCAATGGGGAGCAAACATTAGGTGCCTTGACAGAGGGTTTAACGCCACCGTATCGAAACAGGGTATATGAGATTGGAGAAACGTTGTACAAGAATGGTTTTGTTCGAGATGCCAGTCAAGATACTCCCCATCAATTAAAAGCAAAAGTGCTCGAAAAGTATGCGTCACAAATTGAATTTATTGAAAATTTTGTAGATTCTGGTGCGTACCGCTTACAAGAATACCGTCAGGCTAAAGTTCTGGCTGTTGGCTCTGGTCCCATGCTCGTTTCATTAGCTAGTGCATTAATCGAATCGGGACTTCCTAAATTCCATTTGATGATAACGGGATCAATACCTACAAATCGAATGCGGATCAATGAGCTGGTGAAGATTGCCAAAAAGGCTGACTCCGATATGGAGGTACAGGAGTTACCATTTGAAAAAGGGGGAGAAAGAAATTTTTGGAAAAAATCCATACAGCCCTATGATGCGATTCTGTATGTCTCGCAGGATGGAAATGTAAATGAACTAAGGAATCTTAATTTAGTTTGCAAAGAGGAAAGGAAGATATTTCTCCCCGCCATATATTTAGACCAAGTGGGGCTTGCAGGTCCATTGGTTCATCCGGAATCAGAGGGATGCTGGGAGTCCGCATGGCGTCGCATCCATCAATCGGCATTGCAAGATGATCGGCAGCTACAAACTTACTCTTCAACAGCCGGATCGATTCTGGCGAATATCACTGTATTCGAATTTTTCAAAAAGGCTACAGGTATTACAGGTTCAAATCAGAGTAATCAAATTTATCTGCTTAATCTTGAAACACTGGAAGGCGACTGGTTATCATTCATCATCCATCCGTTGGCTACATCTAGAAGTGTTACGCCTAGACTGGTTGAAAATCTTGAAGTAAGGCTCAATCAGGAATCGGACAGAAAAGACCAGCCGAGTAACCTTTTGGAATATTTCAGTCTGTTAACTTCCGAAGAGATTGGGATTTTCCATACGTGGGAGGAACGTGATTTGACACAGCTTCCTCTTTCACAATGCTATGTTCAAGCAGCTAACATAGTGTCCGATGGACCGGTAGAACTTCTGCCAGAAGTTGTCTGTGCCGGTCTAACACATGAGGAAGCAAAAAGAGAGGCCGGTCTGACGGGCATTGAAATGTATGTTTCACAAATGATTGATTCGAATGTTGTGGAATTCAGAAATCAGAAAGATCATGTGGGTGCAAACATACCAGAGGGATTTATCGGCATCGGTGCAGGGGAAACAATCGAAGAGGCTGTTTGTCGAGGGCTGCAAGTATTTTTAGATGAGGAATTGAGAAAAAGAAAGGTTGATCAACTGAACAAGATTTTTCATGTACAGCTAGGATCAATCGAAGATCGCCACTGCAGAGTTTATTTAAATGGCCTGACTACCTTGAATGGTTCTCCGACAATCGGACTGAAAGAGGATATACTGGGCTTCCCCGTAATAGGGGTATGGTCGAATGGCCGTTGGTACACTAGGTCAGGTTTAAATAGAACGTTGGCCTTACGAAATGCATTACAACTAGCGCTTTTGGATACTCAAAGCCAGGTGAATTCCAAAGTTAGGCAAGACATGGAATCAGTGGTTTTTCTTGAAAAAAAGGAAACCCAGCTCGAAATCCCCTTTGGTGATGAAATGACCCAATTGGAACTATTACAGTCTTCCATTCAGGTTCTGAACCAAAATAGCAAAAGGCTGTTCGTTTATGATCTTGCGTTCGAACCTTTTTTAACACAGGAACTGGCAGGGGTGTTTGGAGTGCAGGTACGAGAGGAGGGATCCTAA
- a CDS encoding class I adenylate-forming enzyme family protein, with amino-acid sequence MGIYNFATIIHESARRFPFKTALITNEKTLSYVELRDRVNQAGNLFLGLGVKPGARVAVLFPNDFRFLEICFGLMSIGAVPIPMNAKQGIETLAYIVGDSGSQVLVYHTSFKKKVEGIDQVTNIPIKVVAADLNDSIANYSYDELLKNQSSELTIYSAKEDELCFLPYTSGSTGNPKGCKLTHQGQYWNVKATSEVKGINDTDRILIALPLYHKNAMAMMKMIFFKGSSAVILPKVDPESILHSIETYRCTFMTGVPALYRMLVNQISANEDQRYDLKSLRFVFCGSSDAPVELLDEIRQRMGIEVYEGYGLTEGGPMVTASRKGEQRHGSAGKPVPGCSVKIVNEDGIPVKLREVGELWVNNPGVTKGYWNLPEVSAKRITSDGWLKTGDAAWEDEDGFIYIVGRKDDMINIGGENAYPKEIENILLKHPNIKDVCVLPIPHDVKGQVPIAFIVSNDGQQLEFEEVRDFFISIGPAYSHPRKIFFLDALPLTGPGKVDRTQLKNTLNTYLVEGMK; translated from the coding sequence ATGGGGATTTATAATTTCGCAACTATTATCCATGAATCAGCGAGAAGGTTTCCTTTCAAAACGGCCCTCATTACAAATGAAAAAACATTAAGTTACGTTGAGTTAAGAGACCGTGTTAATCAAGCTGGAAATTTATTTTTAGGATTAGGTGTAAAACCAGGGGCAAGAGTAGCTGTCCTTTTTCCAAATGATTTTCGTTTCTTAGAAATTTGTTTTGGACTCATGTCCATTGGGGCTGTACCTATACCAATGAATGCAAAACAAGGTATTGAAACTCTTGCATATATAGTCGGGGATAGTGGGAGTCAAGTTCTTGTCTATCATACTTCTTTTAAAAAGAAAGTTGAGGGAATTGATCAGGTTACGAATATACCAATAAAAGTTGTTGCTGCAGATTTAAATGATTCAATAGCCAATTATTCTTATGATGAACTACTAAAAAATCAATCTAGTGAATTAACTATTTATTCTGCAAAAGAGGATGAACTGTGCTTTCTACCTTATACATCTGGTTCCACGGGTAATCCAAAAGGATGCAAGCTTACCCATCAAGGACAATATTGGAATGTCAAGGCTACTTCTGAGGTAAAGGGTATAAATGATACAGACCGTATTCTCATAGCTTTGCCTCTTTACCATAAGAATGCGATGGCTATGATGAAAATGATATTTTTCAAAGGATCATCTGCTGTTATTCTGCCGAAAGTAGATCCAGAGTCTATATTACATTCTATTGAGACTTATCGATGCACGTTCATGACTGGAGTTCCAGCCCTATATCGGATGCTAGTCAATCAAATTAGTGCGAATGAGGATCAGCGATACGATTTAAAATCGCTTCGATTTGTTTTTTGTGGCTCATCAGATGCACCAGTTGAGCTATTAGACGAGATTCGTCAAAGAATGGGAATCGAGGTCTACGAAGGATACGGTTTAACTGAAGGTGGTCCAATGGTTACTGCTTCTCGAAAAGGAGAACAACGTCACGGTTCCGCAGGAAAACCCGTACCAGGTTGTTCAGTTAAAATTGTCAACGAAGATGGAATACCAGTAAAACTTCGCGAAGTTGGTGAACTTTGGGTTAATAATCCTGGAGTAACAAAAGGATACTGGAATCTTCCAGAAGTATCTGCTAAACGAATCACGTCTGACGGATGGTTAAAAACAGGCGATGCAGCTTGGGAAGATGAAGATGGTTTCATATATATTGTTGGTCGGAAGGATGACATGATTAATATCGGTGGTGAGAATGCTTATCCAAAAGAAATTGAAAATATTCTTTTGAAGCATCCAAATATTAAGGACGTATGTGTTCTTCCAATACCTCATGATGTAAAAGGGCAGGTACCGATTGCATTCATTGTTTCTAATGATGGGCAACAGTTAGAATTCGAGGAGGTAAGGGACTTTTTCATTTCAATTGGACCTGCCTACTCACATCCTAGGAAAATATTTTTTCTAGATGCCTTGCCACTCACAGGACCTGGAAAAGTAGACCGAACTCAGCTTAAGAATACATTAAATACATATTTAGTAGAAGGGATGAAGTGA